Part of the Methanomicrobia archaeon genome is shown below.
ATAGGTCTAGGGCTGTTAGCAGTTGAACTCGACGACGGCGCCCTGGCGGTTTCCTACGTGCTCCGGGACGAGCTACCGCCTGGGTGTGGCGTTATGCCCATGGAACAACCGTTGCGCGGCATGGACGCGGAAGAGATGGCTGCATGGACGTTCGACTACGACAACTCGCTCTTAACATCGTTAGGTCTCGCCGTGCTCAACAGCGTCGTTGACCATACCGAAATCGAACACCAGTCTCATGACGATCTTTTAACGCTTTTACAACCGGACGATCAGGTCGGTATGGTGGGATTGATCGGGCCCATGGTCGCCCCGATACAGCGAATAACCGCCAGGAAACTGTACATTTTTGACCGGAGTCGCGAGAGCTCTACGGACGTCTATCCCGAAACACGCCAAAAAGAGTTGTTGCCGCAGTGCGATGTCGTTTTTATTTCCGGCACGGCGACCATCAACCGCACACTGGATTCGCTCTTAGCGTACGCGTCAAACGCACGCGAAATTATCCTTATCGGCACGAGCACGCCGTTGTATCCCGAGGCGTTCCGCGCTACGGCGGTGACATGGCTCGCAGGCTCCCTGTGGCCAAAAGCGAATCGCGATCCGATCTTCACACGAGTCGGAGAAGGCCGTGGCATACAATCGCTCATGCGCTACGGCACAAAGGTAACTATAAAAGTCCCGAAGTTGAAATGAAGAATCGAGCTGAACTGCAGTGTAGCTTGGAATAGTAAGAGAAATGCAGATTAAAGGTATCTTTTTCGACCTGTACGGAACGCTCTTGATGTACGGCGATCTCAGGACGGCCTGGATTGAGTGGCAGCGGTCATTTTACGAGCGCTTACAGGACTGCGGCTTGACAATGTCAGAAACGTCGTTTGCCCTGCACTGTGATGACTTCTTCGAACGGCCAGAGCCGCAGTTTCCTGAAGATTACCTGACCGTCCTCGAACGCCGTATCAAAGCGCTAGGTATCAAGTTAGGATTGACGCTGAGCACTAACGAACTGGAGAAGACCGCAGTGGCAATCGTCAACGCATGGCAGCAGTATGTTTCGTTAGATCCCGATACGCTGCCGGTGCTCCACGCGCTGAAAGCTCAGAAGTCGCTCGCCCTGATCTCTAATTTCGATCATCCTCCTTACGTGCATTCGCTCCTGTCTGCCCTTGGTCTTACGGACTGCTTCGACTCGATCGTCATTTCCGGTGACGTCGGCGTCAAAAAGCCTGACCCGCGTATCTTCTCGTTCGCGCTGCAACAGACACAGCTGCAACCGCACGAAGTCGTGTACGTAGGCGACAGCACGGTGGACGTTCAGGGTGCGCGAGCTGCATGCATGTGCCCAATCCGTATTCAACGGTATGGATTAGACGAAAACTATACCTTCGTGGATTCCAAACTGAACCAACCGTCCCCACAACATGCAAGCAACGAATCCACCGGTGCTGACGCGAGGACCATTGCGACACTGCCAGAACTTATCGCGCTGCTCGAGTGACGTGTAGAAACGTACTCGAACGCCGCGCGGAGGGTGACGTGGGGTGGGGGCGTGGAAAAAAGCAAAACTATATATATGGTTTATTACTGATGGAATATAGTGTTTGGCGTGCATCGGAAGCCGCACGAAGGGGAGAACTGACGGATGGATGAGATAGAGCTAATCACACGTTCTGGAGGCCATTTCTATCGTACCCCGATCGGTATTCTCCCTAGTGTGACCACTATTATGCGCTCGATTCAGAACCCACACTTGATCGCGTGGAAGAGCAGGACTCCAAACTGGAGAAAAATCGCCTCACACGCCGCGTACGTCGGCACGAAGACGCATCGCACTATCGAACGCTACCTCAACGACGAATCGCTTGACGAGCTTTACTGCGATGAGGTCTCGAAACCGTTCGCCGCATTCCGGGACTGGCAGTGCGCGAGCGGCTTCACGCTGGTAGACTGCGAACGAAGGATATGGAGCGACAACGGCTACGGCGGGACGGTAGATCTCGTCGGGTATATTAACGGCGCGCTATACCTCATTGATATAAAGACCTCGAAAGCGGTCTATCCTGATTATTCGCTTCAGATCGCAGCGTATCGAACCGGCTACGAGGAACGAACCGGCGAGCAGATCGAGGGCATGGGCATCCTGCGATTGGACAAACCCACCGGCGCGTTTGAATGGAAGGAATATTGCGATACTGAGTATCAAAGCGCCTGGGAGGAGTTCATGCTTCTCTGTGAGTCCTGGCATTCTACCAATAAGGATAACGAATGAGCGCAAGAACTGTACAGACGGACCTGAGCGCATACGTCAACGTCAAGACCACGGATAAAACACCGAATATCCTCGATTTGATCGTTCGATTAGTAACAGAAGAAGAAGGGCCGTGGCGCGGAACCGTGCGGGAATTACGGGACTGCCTAGGCTTGGACATACCGTCACAGAGCTTGGCCGTATTGCTCGAGCAGGCGCAGGCTGAGTTCGAACGCCGTGGGATCGTGATCGATCGTAAACACGAGACGGGCCAGCACGTCATCGCGATCTCGTACGAGCCCGAAGCAGGTGCAGCGCCAGACGAGCCGTCGACATCGCATGAACCCGGCGCCGTGAGCCATGCCGAAATCGCGACGGCCGTTGAATATCCGGTAACCTTCCCGTTCTCCTGGGTCATCAACGCGAAGGAGATCACCAGGATACGCGAACTTTCGCACGAAGAGCAGGCGAACGCGAGACAGGAGCGTAAGACCTGCAGCTTGTGTGGCAGCAAAGAGATAGCATACGAGAAGCTCTCCAGTGGATTTTCCCACTTGATTTGTGCAGAGTGCGCTACCCGCTACGTGCTCAACGCAGACGCGTTAAAACGTCGAGTGGAGAGTTGATGCAAAGGTTATTAAAGATGAATTTACGACTTTCAACTAGAGGAAAGCGTGCTGTGCGTGAATAAGATACTTATGCTAACGAGGGGGTTTAGCGATAAGTTGAAAGAAGCAATGTTCTACGAGAAGCTGGAAGGGAACACCGTTCGATGCCACCTCTGTCCACATCAGTGCAAGATAAACGACACGAAAAGAGGAATCTGCGGCGTGCGCGAGAACAAGGAGGGTGTCCTTTACAGTCTCGTCTACGGTAAGGTCGCGGCGCAGGCGATAGACCCGATAGAGAAGAAGCCGCTATTCCATTTCTATCCTGGCTCAACGGCCTACTCGATTGCGACTGTTGGCTGCAACTTCCGCTGCCGGAACTGCCAGAACTACGATATATCCCAGATGCCGAAGGACCAGAAACGGATTGTGGGCGACTACAAATCTCCCGAAGAGGTCGTTGCGGTCGCCACGCATTACAATTGCAAAAGCATCGCGTATACGTACGTGGAGCCGACCGTCTTCTTCGAGTTTGCCTACGATATCGCCAAGCTCGCCCATGAAGAGGGGATCTGCAACGTCTTCGTCTCGAACGGGTACACCTCGGAAGAGGCAATCCGTACGCTCGCACCCGTTTTGGACGGAATAAATATAGACCTGAAAGGGCTCTCGGAAGAGCTGTACCATAAGAATTGCGGCGGGCATCTGCAGCCTGTACTCGACGCGATAGCGCTTTACAAGAGTCTCGGCGTTTGGGTCGAAGTAACGACGCTGGTCATACCGACGCTGAACGACACTGAAGCGGATTTCCGAGGGATCGCAGAATTCATCAAAGGCGTCGGCGTGGACATACCCTGGCATATCTCGCAGTTCTACCCCACCTACAAGCTCACCGATCTGCCCCGGACGCCGATTACAACTCTGCACAAAGCGCGTGACATCGGGCTTGAAGTCGGCTTGCGGTACGTGTACGAGGGCAACGTTCCGGGTGAGGGCGGCGAGAACACCTACTGCTACAAGTGCGGGACCCTACTGATCAGACGCTACGGATTCCAGATTCTGGAGAACAATATGAGAGGTTCACACTGCCCTCATTGCGGTGCCGAGATCGACGGGGTGTTTTAAGGTTACGATTGGCTTTCAAGTGGCAGCCTTACCGAAGCAGTAATGGTAATGCGGTATTAAAGTGCGAACGCTGACCCTGAGGTGTAGGTTTAAAAATAGGGATGCAAGAGAGCATATCCTAAGAAATTTGTTCACCATTCCATTTGGGGTCTCCCTTGTTTTTCTAATAATCTTCATAATTTTGTTGCATTTTTGTTGTGCCTTACCTCCCATACGTTTTTTATTACATAGAATATCCTCATAATGGTAGATTTCCATTTGTAATTATCCTTGCATTGATTTCGCCATAAACAGTGTTAGTTAGAATTAGGAGACGCTTTAGGTGAAGGTTGCAATATTCCAACACATCAGGATTAGTCCTGAACGTTCTTGCCATGACATCCACACGTGGGTTATCTGGTAATGGTAGTGTTAATGTCTTAGCCTCGGTATCTCCATCAATTGTTACTTCTATATTGAAATTTCCTGCAATTATACGCTCATGGGTCACCGCATTTCTGTACATGGAAAAATCATTCCTCCAGCTAGGATCGTCGAACCGACTTATAAGTGCATCACCAGGGCGATTACTTCTTAGCAGTCGTTTTGCGGTCTGGAAATATACCTGTGTGGGGAGTGGGATGGCAAAGTATGTTAATACTTCGCGAGCCAAAATATCCATTGCGCTGCCACATGTGTAAAAAAAGCCATCCAAGTACATGTTAGCAAGAAACATAAAGTTACTGCTTTTGCTAAGTGCATCTGCTAGTTCTGTAGTTGACATTAGGTCAATCAATGAATCGAGATGGTGCCGAGCGCATTTGATTTTATGAATTAAAGCAAAGTGGTACCTTCTATATCCTTTAACTATATCATCTGGAACATTACCAGATTCTTTCAAGGAATCAATAGTACTCTCAAGTCTTCCACAGTTAGTAAAATGGTGGTATGGTGTGAACATTATGATTTTCCTCGCATTCGTTGGGCAATAGTGTCTTTAAGCGAGGCACTTAACTGACCCCTAATATCTTTAAGATCCATTTCTTTCCCACATTCCTCGCAGATGAAGATACTATTTTCAGGAAAACGATTAATACCACCTTTTGGATGGATATCTGGGTTTAATTGTTCCTCAAATATGTAAACATGTTCGCAGTCAGAACAGTGGATATTGACCCTGAAGGAAGGTGAATCGTCACCTAACTGTTTTACAAATCCCAATTCAGCTTCGGTAAATTCCGGCCATTCTCTTTTTTGTATATCCAAAGGAATCCTGAGTGTTCCTGGATAATCCCGAAATGAAAATATAACGTCGTGAAATCCATCTTCTTCAAATTTATTTTTCACGCTGAAGGTGACTATGATATCCCCTTTGTTTTCTTTAGATTTGACATCTAGTAGGGCTAAAGATTTTGATTTACGAGATCTCCTTTTTGAAATTGAAACGGCTACTGATGTAGCGCCCTTTGGTAAATTGAAAATGGTAAACACTGCACTAAATGTTCGTGTGAATGGGATAGACCACGCATAAAGAATAGTGAATACCCCTGAGACATCTGCTTTTCCGCTTTCGCCAAGCCTAAAAGAGTCAACTAAAACTCCAGACCCAAAAAATGGTGTAATTTTCTTTTTCTTTTCACTTTTAGGTTTAGCCATTTTCGATCCACCAAAAATTTCTTAAAATGGGTTCCTGAATTGCGGATATTTTTTTATTTTTATTCTTTATTTCTCACGTGGATATAAAAGACTTTCCAAGAGATTTTATGGTGTTTTTGAAATTGAGTTCTTTGATGGGAAAATATGTGGATAGCACTCTGTCACACATTTTTCAAATATCTTCATATTTCGAGGGGAAAGAAGGAAGGAGAAGGTTTATTTCTATTACAAAAAACCACGTTGGAAAAATAAGTGCTAAAAATAAAATTCAAACAGCAACTATGTGCGAGATAACACCCGCTTCAATTCTTCCAGATCCGTAATCGGCGCTTTGCACGTGTACTCTTCGCAGATATACACCGTCGGCTTTCCTTCTATCGCTACTTTACCGCTAATGAGTGGTGTCAACTCTGGAAGTTCAGATTCGGTAACGCCCGGCTGTGAGAACGCAACGACGTTATGCGGCAGAAAATGACGCCCAAGTTCAGCCGCAAATGCCTGTGCCTCTTCTCTGTTACGGCTCGCTAGTACGACCTGTGCGGGGCTACTGAGAGAGAACGCAACGGCACAGAGCATTTGCGTGTGCTCCAGTGGGCTCTGGTCCAATGTCGCACGGAACGCGCGAAAAATGGTTTCAGCCCGCTTCTTCAGTTCTTCATTATCCGTTAGCGCTGCGAGTCGAAGGATGTTCTGCGCGGCAACCGAGTTGCCAGAGGGAATCGGCCCGTCGTACGCATCCTTTATGGCTACGGCAAGCTCCAGTTCACTGGTAAGATTGGAGAAGAATCCGCCATCTGCTTTGTCCCAGAAAAGCTCCAGCATACTATTGTTCAGTTGCAGCGCCTCGCGTAACCATTGTGACTCGAAATGAGCCTCATAGAGGTCGAGCAATCCCGCAACAAAATACGCGTAATCTTCAAGTGTTCCTGAAATTGAAGCCTCACCGTCGCGATAACGCCGCAATAGCCGCCCGTCTTTCCTGAGATTGTCACGAATAAAGCGAGCAGCGGACATTGCCGCTTCGAGATAGCGATTGTCACGGAACACCTGGTATCCCAGAGCGAACGCAGAAATCATCAGACCGTTCCAGCCAGTTATAATCTTGTCATCGGTCGCGGGGCGTATCCGTTTGTTCCTCGCCTCAAGCAGCTTCTGGGTGCTCGCACGAATAGTACCTTCATCGAGTCCCGTGGATGCTTCCGCTATAAAAAGTACACTTTTCCCTCGCTCGAAGTTGCCCTGCGGTGTCACCCCGTAGTAACGACAGAGTGCTTCGCCCTGCTCTTTTCCCAGCACTGATCTTATCTCCTCAGGATCCCAGACATAAAAGGCACCTTCCAGGCCCTCGCTGTCCGCATCCACCGCGGAGTAAAAGCCTCCTTCAGGGCCGGTCATCTCGCGCAGCACCCAATCCAGCGTCCGGCGCGCAACCTGCGCGAAGAACGGATCACGCGTTACTTGATATGCCTCTGTATAAGCCCTGGCTAAGAGCGCGTTATCGTACAGCATCTTCTCGAAATGCGGCACCAGCCAGCGGTTATCTGTTGAATATCGGTGAAAACCACCACCTAATTGGTCGAAGATGCCTCCTCGAGCCATTCCATAGAGCGTCTTCGTCACCATCTTCAACGCGTATTCCTCCTGCGTTCTGTAATAATACCGGAGAAGGAACGAGAGATAGCTGGGCAACGGGAACTTCGGCTTCTTTACCGACCATGCGGTTACCGCCGCGCCAAATCCGCCGTAGTTCGAATCGAACTGGAGAACGAGTTGCTCATACGCGTTATCAAGCAGATCTGCTGAGAGCGCCTCCTCCACGCCCGCTGGCGGCTTATGCCGGTATATGCCGCGCACGAGCTGTATAACCTCTTCCGAACTCCGCTCTAGCTGTTCCCGCTTCGTTCGCCATGAGTCAGCAATGGTACGAAGCAAATCGTTAAAGGCTGGTAAGCCGTGTAGAGGTTCAGGAGGGAAATAGGTCCCGCCATAGAACGGCTTCAGGTCGGACGTAAGAAAGACCGACAGCGGCCAGCCACCCGTGCCCGCCATCATCTGCACCGCTTTCATGTAGATCTCGTCCAGGTCTGGACGCTCTTCGCGATCCACTTTAATGCTGACAAAGTGCTCGTTGAGGATCTCCGCGGTCTGCGGATTCTCAAAGGATTCGCGTGCCATTACATGGCACCAATGGCAGGTCGCAAAGCCGATACTGAGGAAGATTGGTTTGTCCTCATCCTTAGCACGTCTCCACGCCTCCTCACCCCAGGGATACCAATTAACGGGGTTATACGCATGCTGAAGCAGATACGGACTCTTCTCCGTTATAAGTGCATTTGGAGCCTTTCCTTCCCCTTCATCGCTTCCGTGCATAGCAAGAAGCACCTCCAACCGCAAATAGTAAGTAGGAGGTTATCCTTTAAACAGATATCGTTCCCTCGTGTGAAATTACACTGCGCTCTGCTCTGTCCCGCCCGAACCTAAAACCGGATGAAGAAATCGTCGCACACAAGCAAGGCAAATCAATCTCAAACGATTACCCCGTTCACTGCTCGCTCCCGCTAAGGGGCCCTCTTTCTCCGCTTCACGCGCTCGAAAAACCCACTTTGCTCCATTATATCCCTCGTTTTCCCTGTTACTAGCACCTCTGCTTCCTTCAGGTCTGCGGGGGTTCGACAGCCGGTTAAGAACATGGCAATCTCCAATTCCTCGCCCATCTCCGCTATTTTCGCCACGACGCTCTTCGCATTCTCGTGTTTCATCGCGGGTTTCAGAAATGGTAAAGCGGCACTACAGATATCCGCACCCAGAGCGAGGCTCTTTGCAACATCAAGACCGTTCCGTATTCCGCCCGTAGCGATTATCGGACTGGGAAACGGAATCGCACTGCACTCTACTATGCTCTCTACTGTCGTAATGCCCCAGTCCCAGCCAAAAAGGTTCCCTAAATGCTCTCCTAAATCGTCCTGCTCTGCTTTCGCACGGTAGATCTCCGCAGCAGCCAGACTCGTGCCTCCGAACCCTCCTACGTCTATTGCTGACACACCGATATCGTGCAGCTTCTTCGCCACTGCGTAACCAATCCCAGCACCGGTTTCCTTCACAATCACCGGCTTCTTTATCGCCTCGCAGACCTCCCCTATCGCACCAAGGCAGCCTCGAGCGTCTACATTGCCCTCCGGCTGGATCGCTTCCTGCAAGAAGTTGAGATGTATTGCAACCGCATCCGCATCGATCATATCAATAACGCGCTCTACGCCTTCTATCCCGTATTCCTTCAATTGCGGAGCGCCTAAGTTCGCATAAATGAACGAATCAGGTGCAATGTCGCGAACCACGCGGAACGAATCCTCCTGCTCCGCGTCTTCCAGTGCCGCTCGCTGCGAGCCCACGCCTATACCCACATCGAGCGCCTCCGCAGCCTCCGCGAGAATCGCATTTAGC
Proteins encoded:
- a CDS encoding HAD family hydrolase, coding for MQIKGIFFDLYGTLLMYGDLRTAWIEWQRSFYERLQDCGLTMSETSFALHCDDFFERPEPQFPEDYLTVLERRIKALGIKLGLTLSTNELEKTAVAIVNAWQQYVSLDPDTLPVLHALKAQKSLALISNFDHPPYVHSLLSALGLTDCFDSIVISGDVGVKKPDPRIFSFALQQTQLQPHEVVYVGDSTVDVQGARAACMCPIRIQRYGLDENYTFVDSKLNQPSPQHASNESTGADARTIATLPELIALLE
- a CDS encoding type 2 isopentenyl-diphosphate Delta-isomerase — its product is MNQTSKRKIEQLRICTEKDVEVRESCFEDLKLIHVALPEIDKGEISLKTEFLDFSFSYPIMIASITGGHPETKQLNAILAEAAEALDVGIGVGSQRAALEDAEQEDSFRVVRDIAPDSFIYANLGAPQLKEYGIEGVERVIDMIDADAVAIHLNFLQEAIQPEGNVDARGCLGAIGEVCEAIKKPVIVKETGAGIGYAVAKKLHDIGVSAIDVGGFGGTSLAAAEIYRAKAEQDDLGEHLGNLFGWDWGITTVESIVECSAIPFPSPIIATGGIRNGLDVAKSLALGADICSAALPFLKPAMKHENAKSVVAKIAEMGEELEIAMFLTGCRTPADLKEAEVLVTGKTRDIMEQSGFFERVKRRKRAP
- a CDS encoding thioredoxin domain-containing protein, with translation MHGSDEGEGKAPNALITEKSPYLLQHAYNPVNWYPWGEEAWRRAKDEDKPIFLSIGFATCHWCHVMARESFENPQTAEILNEHFVSIKVDREERPDLDEIYMKAVQMMAGTGGWPLSVFLTSDLKPFYGGTYFPPEPLHGLPAFNDLLRTIADSWRTKREQLERSSEEVIQLVRGIYRHKPPAGVEEALSADLLDNAYEQLVLQFDSNYGGFGAAVTAWSVKKPKFPLPSYLSFLLRYYYRTQEEYALKMVTKTLYGMARGGIFDQLGGGFHRYSTDNRWLVPHFEKMLYDNALLARAYTEAYQVTRDPFFAQVARRTLDWVLREMTGPEGGFYSAVDADSEGLEGAFYVWDPEEIRSVLGKEQGEALCRYYGVTPQGNFERGKSVLFIAEASTGLDEGTIRASTQKLLEARNKRIRPATDDKIITGWNGLMISAFALGYQVFRDNRYLEAAMSAARFIRDNLRKDGRLLRRYRDGEASISGTLEDYAYFVAGLLDLYEAHFESQWLREALQLNNSMLELFWDKADGGFFSNLTSELELAVAIKDAYDGPIPSGNSVAAQNILRLAALTDNEELKKRAETIFRAFRATLDQSPLEHTQMLCAVAFSLSSPAQVVLASRNREEAQAFAAELGRHFLPHNVVAFSQPGVTESELPELTPLISGKVAIEGKPTVYICEEYTCKAPITDLEELKRVLSRT
- the amrS gene encoding AmmeMemoRadiSam system radical SAM enzyme translates to MKEAMFYEKLEGNTVRCHLCPHQCKINDTKRGICGVRENKEGVLYSLVYGKVAAQAIDPIEKKPLFHFYPGSTAYSIATVGCNFRCRNCQNYDISQMPKDQKRIVGDYKSPEEVVAVATHYNCKSIAYTYVEPTVFFEFAYDIAKLAHEEGICNVFVSNGYTSEEAIRTLAPVLDGINIDLKGLSEELYHKNCGGHLQPVLDAIALYKSLGVWVEVTTLVIPTLNDTEADFRGIAEFIKGVGVDIPWHISQFYPTYKLTDLPRTPITTLHKARDIGLEVGLRYVYEGNVPGEGGENTYCYKCGTLLIRRYGFQILENNMRGSHCPHCGAEIDGVF